In the Silene latifolia isolate original U9 population chromosome 1, ASM4854445v1, whole genome shotgun sequence genome, CACATAATTTCGCAATTAATGGTTATGATTTAGGCATAGCAGCACCAGGAAGGTGTTCTATTCTACTGCATTTGTTCTGCAGAGCAGGAAACTCCGTCACTGAGCCTTACATTGTTGCTCATAACTTAATTCTGTCCCATGCTACTGCTGCTCAAATTTACCGACAAAAATACAAGGTAATTTATTATGACTGTAGTGTAAACACAAACCGATTAAGATAAATAACTAATGGGGTTAATTGAATGGCAGGCGAAACAAGGGGGATCAATCGGAGCAGCGTTTGATGTGATATGGTACGAGCCAGATACCAACACGACAAAGAACGTAGAGGCAACACAGCGGGCTATGGATTTTCAACTCGGATGGTAAATACAAATACTTGAGAAAATAATGCAAATACAAATACTGACATTGCAGAGTACTTAATAATGTTGTACTGTATAATCAGGTTTCTGGATCCAATAATGTTCGGAGATTATCCAAGTTCAATGAAAGAGCGAGTTGGAAATCGTTTGCCAAAGTTTTCTCAAGCTGATTCGAATCTTGTTAAAGGATCATTAGACTTTGTGGGTATAAATCATTACAcaacatattatgcaaaggatAGCAAGATCAATTTGATAGGGATGGTGCTTAAGGATGCTCAATCGGACTCTGGCTCGACCACTTCTCGTATGTACTGAATCTTTCTGAACAAAGAGATTATATGAATTTACGTCGTAGACTAGCATTCTTCTgaccttttattttttttttcgtatGGAATTTTAGCAATCGGGCATGACTTAAAACCAATAGGAGACAAGGTAATTACGATGAACCTTATACAGGACGGTCTCAAGTGTGAATCAACTATTTCGCTGATCATTTAATTTGTTGGGATTTTCAATATGCAGGCTAACTCTATATGGTTATACATTGTTCCCGGGGGAATGAGACGGTTGATGAACTACATCAAGACCAAATACGGAAATCCTACTGTTGTTATTACTGAAAACGGTACCATGAGTATAACTTTGAGCTATGCCAATTTTTTTGAAgtattaaggccctgttcttttggaatttggaattaaattgtatgaattgaactaaacttaataaacctgaactgaacttaacttataagaACTTAAAGTAAGTCCACAGTCCAAAAGAACAGTTCGGTGTCTCATTCAGAACGACTGTTCCATACGATGATTCATGTTAAGCAAGTCATATTATTTCGGGACTAAACCCTTGGTGGGTGACGGTTGCCTGTTATTGTGTTATGTACTAATGTAGGAATGGATGATCCCAATATCCCTCTTATGCCAAGAAGTTTGATTCTGAAAGACAACAAAAGAATTCAATATCATCACGACTATCTTCAAAACTTAGCAGCCGCTATCAAGTAAGTTTTCGTGTCTCTGATAAAATTCCGTTGTAATTACATGAACATTTTAGTTAGAAACACGATCTCTACTACTCAATACCGCTTATTTGCCCCTTTCAAGCATCTTTTATAAATTTAACTACGTCACTTTGATAGTCAAATCTACTACTAAAACCCGTCAATCCTAAAATGTTGCAGTGAGGACGGATGTAATGTGAAAGGATACTTTGCATGGTCACTATTGGATAACTGGGAATGGGCAGCAGGGTATTCTTCAAGGTTCGGTCTGCATTATGTCGACCACAATGATAATTTGAAACGATATCCCAAAAATTCTGCTCTTTGGTTCAAGTCCTTCCTTACCTCATCTACCTATTGATCTCTTGTAAATTACAATTGCATTGTAACCAATTATTCATATACGAACTCATCCGCCTCATACTCTCCTCCTTACGTAATTGAAGTATATAAGTTATTAGTCCCCT is a window encoding:
- the LOC141601717 gene encoding beta-glucosidase 40-like — encoded protein: MFHNTNKHIFGLFSVLLLFVISMVMEDRDYNLGFAMAVDDFNRGSFPHGFVFGTASSAYQYEGAVKEDGRGPCVWDKYTHSFGKVLDFSNADVAEDHYHRYLEDIGLMKDMGMDSYRFSISWTRIFPNGTGQINQAGVDFYNNLINALLAKGIEPYVTIFHWDTPQALEDRYNGWLSPQIINDFGFYAGTLFEKFGDRVKHWITLNEPHNFAINGYDLGIAAPGRCSILLHLFCRAGNSVTEPYIVAHNLILSHATAAQIYRQKYKAKQGGSIGAAFDVIWYEPDTNTTKNVEATQRAMDFQLGWFLDPIMFGDYPSSMKERVGNRLPKFSQADSNLVKGSLDFVGINHYTTYYAKDSKINLIGMVLKDAQSDSGSTTSPIGHDLKPIGDKANSIWLYIVPGGMRRLMNYIKTKYGNPTVVITENGMDDPNIPLMPRSLILKDNKRIQYHHDYLQNLAAAINEDGCNVKGYFAWSLLDNWEWAAGYSSRFGLHYVDHNDNLKRYPKNSALWFKSFLTSSTY